The Bacteroidales bacterium DNA window TCTCGTGAGGATTATCTTGAGAAACACAGGAAAATCGCAGAGGCAATGAATTGTTATCTGGATTTTCCCTGTGAAAAATTATCAAATCAGATCGCTGAGTGCCTCAATGAGGTCCATGCAGGGTGTACAATGGCCATTGAAGACTTAATCAAACTCGAAATTCATTTTGACAATTGTCTTATCAAGCTGTATAATATATTAGCATCTGAAGACAGGCTGAGCGAAACGGTCACTAATATATTTTACTATATGCTGAAAAAAACGAAAAAGGAAGAAACCACCCTTGCCGGTTTGCTATGTAGCTCAAGAAGCAAGGTCCATTTGAGGGTTTCAGCCCCAATGGTTTAACCCATAACCGTTTGATGATCATCATTTTGCGTTCCTGTCGGAAATAGAAGCCATCCGTAAGGTTCTGCCATCCAAGGGAAGGGGTGTCGAAATTGGCGTTGGCAGCGGGCTTTTTGCTTCTGCTTTAGGAATTAAGGAAGGGTGCGACCCTTCTGCAAATATGCGTACAAAAGCCATTGAACGAGGAATTAATGCAATTGAGGGTATTGCCGAAAACCTTCCCTACGAAGATGAAAGCATTGACTTTACTGTAATGGTAACTACCATTTGTTTTGTTGACGATGCCCGGAAAACGTTTCAGGAAATAAAGAGAATTCTGAAACCAGGTGGGGAAGTTATTGTGGCATTTGTTGATAAAAACAGCCCGGTTGGGAAACTATATCTTCGGGGAAAAGAAAACAGCCTTTTTTATAAAGATGCTAACTTTTTCAGTACGGAAGATATCTATAAACTATTGTGGGATAGTGATTTTACAAATGAACAAACCTGCCAGACCATTTTTGGAGCGCTCGACGATATTAAAGAAATCCAGCAACCTGAAAATGGCTTTGGTAAAGGAAGTTTTGTGATAATTAAAGCAAAAAGATGAAATGTAATTAAAATGACATTGGATGCGCCATTTCTTACAGCGAAGGATCGTGATTTTATCCTGGGAGGAAACAAAATCATTCTTAAAGGATTGGTATTGGTAATTGGTTAAATCTATAACATTTTATGCTGGGCATACCGGGTACCGAAAAAACAAATTAACCACACAAACATCTGGACCTGAATGAAATTGCCGGTGGAATAAGTTCTTTTGCAAAGCAATACTCCGGCAAACTGGTAACCGAAACCATGCTAATAAAAGGCTTAAATGATTCTCGTGACGAATTAATACATACCGACCTCACTATTGAAACAAACAACAATTTCTTAGACTCACTAATTGAAGATAAACTCATTGAAAAGCTACAATATAGTGGCCATAATTACTACCTGAGAAAATTCAAAAGATGACCGCATCACGAAACACATCGACCCATAATTTTTATGCCTTTTTGTGGCGTGCCCGTTTTCTGGGTCTGGCCCAAAATTTTATGGATGTTGATACGGTTATTCCTGCCATGCTTGTCGAATCGGGTGGAAAGGCTTTTCATGTTGGCATCATGACCGCCAACATGTTGGATGGGTCAAGTTTCACCCAATTGTTTTTTGCCCCTTACATCAGCAATAAACCCTTTAAAAAGAAATTTCTGCTTCTGGGCATTAATTCACGCATACTTTCACTTTTTGCCCCGGGATTCATTTTATTTTTTTTCACGGTCACCAACTGAAATGGATACTCTGGCTTATTTTTTTATTCATCTCGATTTTTTCGCTGGGCGGCGCTTATACCAACATCAGTTATACCGATATCTGGGGAAAACTGTGAATGAAGATAAAAGAAAAGTGTTCTTTTCTACCAAACAGATCATTGTGGGAATTGTCGTTTTGTCCTCATCCTTTCTGGCTAAGAAAATATTGAACTCTTCGGCATATCCGGTAAATTTTGCATTTATGTTATTCGCGGGGGCATCATTACTTCTGATTGCATCGGGAGGGTTTTGGAAGATAAAAGAAAATATCCCCTCAACATCGAAAATTAAAGGTTTTAGAGAATTTATTAAAACACTACGATCCGATGTAAGAAATTTGTTTACACACCAACTGTAAAAACGGTCGACGATGCATTTGAAAATAACCTGCCGGCGCATTTCGAAAATGTTCAAACAGCCTTTATACAGGTTGAACAGGAAGATGTTGAAAGAGATAAAGATGTTGAAACAAAATTGGTAAAAAACCTGAAATGGATATGCGGGAAAAACCAGGTAAAAGAAGTTGTTCTGCACTCGTTTGCACACCTTTCGGACAGCAAAGCCGAGACTGATTTTACGAAGCATTTTTTTGACAGGGTGGAGGAACGTATGAAAAATGCCGGTTATGAAGTACATCAAACGCCTTTCGGGTATTTTCTCGATTTACAGGTTGATGCCCCCGGCTTTTCCCTTACAAGGGTTTTTAAAGATATTTAACATTAAAAATAATGGATATGAATGAAAAAATTTACCCCGATTCCGGGGTTGAACTCAAAGAATTTGTCGCCCGAAATTACGATAAGGTAATGAATATAGGTTCAATAGGGCTGTACAATGGATTCATAAAAAAAGCTATTAGCGACATGGGTATCCTGCCCGATGACCAAATACTTGATTTAGGTTGCGGAACCGGCAGAAATGCCAAACTGATGTTAGGCTATCTGAAGGAGAAAGGCCATATTACAGGATTAGACATTTCGGAGCATATGGAAAAGCAATTTAAGCGAAAATTTGAAGGGGATAAACGAATAGACTTTATAAACCAACGCGTTGATATTCCATTTAATTTGCAAAAAACATATGATACGATTTTTATCAGTTTTGTTATCCATGGTTTCCCGCATGAAATTCGCAGTACTGTAATTCAAAATGCTTTTGATCATTTAAAACCCGGCGGTACTTTCCATATTCTCGATTTTGCAGAATTTGACATGGATAAAATGCCCGGCCTTCACCGCTTTATCTTTAAAAAAATAGAATGCAAATACGCTTTCGATTTTATTGAGAGAAATTGGAAAGAGATTTTGAATAAAACTGGCTTCGATAATTTTACCGAGCATTTTTATTTTAAAAAATACGTTCGGTTACTAAGCGCTCAAAAAAATGGCTGATAATTCAAATAAGCCCGAATTAATAGCAGTACCCACTAACGATGGAACAACTATTTTCCCAAAAATGCTGGGCATGGCTAAATACTGTTACATTTATTCTGCAACCAGTGCTTACAGATAACAAATAGAAAAAACAGAAGTAAAAATTCTACAACTATGATAAACCTGAAAAATAAATTTATAATGGCTCCATTAAAATTGGGGTATGCTCATGGAGATGGATTGGTAAATGAGAAACATCTTTTTTTCTATGAAAAAAGAAGCAACTATTTAGGGGCAATTATCCTGGAGCCACTCTATCTCGATTCCGGACTGCGTGAGATTCCCACACAGCTTGGAATAGACAATGACGATAAAATACCAGGACTATCTAAGTTGGTTAACGTACTTCATAAAAATGGAGTTAAAGCAATCGCGCATCTTAACCATCCGGGAAGAATGGCAAATCCCAATTTATCCGGTAATTATTTTATTTCTTCCACCAACAAACCCTGTGAAAATGGTGGGGCTGTGCCGGAAATGATGGACCGCGAAATGATGGACAACGTAATTAACAACTTTGTTGAAGCAACGCAACGGGCAGTTCATTGTGGTTTTGATATGATTGAACTGCAGTTCGGGCATGGTTATCTGCTTGCACAATTTTTATCGCCTTCGGTAAATAATCGTTCTGATAACTATAATGGCACTCTCGAAAACAGGGCGAAGTTCCCTCTTGAGGTACTGAACGCCGTGAAAAAAGCTGTAGAGATTCCTTTAATTGCCCGGATTAGTGGAGATGAAATGATAACTCAGGGCTTTCATATAGATGAAATGATTCAATTTTCATTACTCCTTAAAAAAAATGGGATAGAAGCTATTCATGTGTCAGCCGGTTCATCATGTTCGACACCCCCCTGGTTTTTTCAGCACATGTTTGTACCTAAAGGGAGAACATGGGAACTGGCAGGTAAAATAAAGTCAGAAGTGAAAATGCCGGTAATATTTGTGGGGCAGGTCAACACCATTAAAGATATTCAATTGCTCGAGCAGAAATATCATGCCGATTATATTGCTTTAGGCCGTGCACTGGTAGCCGATCCTGATTTCCTTGGCAAATTCTTTGGTTTGGAGAGTGGAAACATTAGGCCATGTCTTGCATGTTCAGAAGGATGTCTTGGCGGGGTTAAATCAGGGCAGGGACTTCAATGTCTTGTAAATCCTGAAGCAGGTAGGGAAACTGAGGTTTTTGAAATAACAAAACAAGCTAAACAATTTGCTATAATCGGGGGTGGGTTATCAGGAATGGAAGCTGCAATAATTTTGAAAAGGAGAGGGCATAATGTTGACCTTTTTGAAAAAAATAAATTGGGAGGACAGTTTAATTTAGCCCCATTGACTCCCAATAAAAAATCAATGGGGCGTTTAGTCCCCTATTTCGTTGAGGAATTAAAAAATAATGGCATAAATATAATTTATAGGGAGGTTATAAAGTCAGATATTATGGGCAAGTACGATGGGGTGATATTTGCGACTGGCTCTAAACCAAAAGTCCCATCCATTGCCGGGTTAAATAAATATTATTGGGCGGATATTCTGCTGGAAGAAAATATACCGGAAAATAAAAAAATATTGATTATTGGCGGAGGATTGATTGGTGTTGATATAGCTACAGCTTTAATAGCGTTAAACAATAAAGTAATTATTGTTAAAAGGACAACTGATTTTGGGGAAGATATGGAAATGATTGCTAAAAATCTTTCATTAAAAATGATGAAAGAAAAAGGAACCGTTTTCAGTGATCATACTAATATTAAAAAGATAGAAGGGAAAACCGTTTTTGCAGAGAAAAATGGAGAGAATATTCAGTTTGAAGATATAGATACAGTTGTGGTTTCTACGGGTATGGAAAGCTATATCCCGTTTAAACCCGAATTTAAAATACCTGTGTATTATATCGGCGATGCCAAATCGGTGGGGAAAGCCCAAAATGCTATTTATGATGCCTACAAATTGGCCCTAACATTATAAAAAGTAAATGAATCTATAAATAGTAACAATTCAAAAATGAACAATCTCGATAAAAACGATGATTGCTTTCAGGTAACCAGTAAACTTATCGGCGAGAAAAAATATAGAGAAGCTATTGGTTTTTTGCAAAAAATAATAGAGACAGATAATAAGAATAAAAAAGCGATAGCTCTTTTGGAACATCTTAAAAAAATAATGGAATACCAAAACAGGGATATATTTGGTTCAACGAATTTAGACATGGATCCCTGGCTGGAATAAAGCAATAATAAAATGCTATCACAACCACCTGTAAAACAAATTGCTGCCATACACGACCTTTCAGGTTGTGGGCGAACTTCGTTATCAGTTGTTATCCCTATCTTGTCGGCCATGGGAATTAAAGTGTGCCCGCTGCCTACTGCCATATTATCCTCACACAGCCGGTACGAAGGATATCACTTTGTTGATCTCACATATCATATGCAGCCTGTTATTGACCACTGGAAAAAACTAAACGTTTTTTTTGACGCCATTTACAGCGGTTTTTTAGGCTCTCATAAACAAATCCGCATTGTTCAGGGAATGATCGATACATTTACCAATGAAGGCCAGCTTGTTGTTATTGACCCGGTTCTTGGAGATAATGGCAAAATGTACGGCCCGATTAAAAAAAAAATGGTATCGGAAATGAAGTCTTTAATTCAAAAGGCCAATATTATAACGCCAAATTTAACCGAATCATCGCTGCTACTGGGAAAACCTTTTAAATCCGATATCAGTGAGAAAGATATTAAAGAATGGATGTTACAATTATCGGACATGGGGCCGGAAATAGTTGTTATTACAAGTGTTCCCGATAAAACTCCCGGCAAAAAATTCTCGGTAATTGCTTATAACAGGAATGACTCCCGATTCTGGAAAGTACCTATTGATTATATCACGGCTGATTTTCCCGGCACCGGTGACTGTTTTACCAGTGTGTTAACAGGTTCATTGTTGCAGGGCGACAGTTTGCCCATAGCGCTCGAAAGGGCAGTGCATTTTATATCGTATGGTGTTAGGGCAACGTTTGGATACCGCTATGACCAAAATCAGGGAATATTACTGGAAAGGGTACTTAACCGGTTAAATTCCCCAATGTCTGTTAGTAGCTATGAGATTATATGACAAAACCGGGATTTTTGTTTATTTCATGTAACACATAATCAATATGAATCCTGAAATAGCAACGCTTAAAGAAGAAATATTACAATGCACAAAATGCGAATTGGCTAAAACACGCCACCATGTGATTTTTGGAGAAGGCAATACAAATGCCTGTATCTTAATCATTGGCGAAGCCCCGGGCAGGGATGAAGATTTGCAGGGAAGGCCCTTCGTTGGTAAATCGGGACAGTTGCTCGACAAGATATTGGATGCCTGCGGGTTTACCCGTAATGAGCATGTTTTTATCAGTAATATTGTAAAATGTCGGCCCCCCGACAACAGGGTTCCAACACAACAGGAAGCATCTGTTTGCATGCCCTGGCTGTTAAAACAGATTGAACTGATAAATCCGAAAATACTGATATTACTTGGCGCTACGGCATTAAAATATATGGCAGGACCAGAATATCGAATTACACGTGAACGCGGAAACTGGCTTAACTGGCAAAACAGACTGGCCATGCCGGTCTACCATCCTGCAGCCCTGCTGCGCGACCCTTCGTTAAAACGTGATACATGGAACGACTTTAAAAAAATTGTTTTCAAATACCGTGAGCTGGTCGACCCGCAGCATTACTCGGAACACGTGTAAAAACATGTTCCTGCTGAAATGCATAAACGAAACCGAAAATCTCTTTAATTTCTTTCGTCTCAGGCAAAACATCCTGTATCAATTTCAGATAACGGTGTTCCTTGCTGAATACAGTCTTTTGGCTTTGGTTAATTTTTGCAATAGCACTTGAGTATCCCCTTAATCTCTCGATCGAGGCCTGCACCGAAAATTGCATCGATAATGACATCGGCGCTTTGAACAGCATCCTTTACCATAGAAATATCCTAAAGGTCAAATTACTACAATTCTCAACTTCTGCCTCTCCTGCCTTTACCACCCCCCATTCCTTTGCCCATTCCTTTGCCCATTCCTCCGCCCATTTTTCTTCCCATTCCTCTGCCATCTTTTTGTCCCATGCCCATGCCTCTTCCTATTCCACGTTCCCCATCCCTATCTCCTGCTTTGCGTGCTGAATGAATCCCATCTTTTAAGGTTGGCTCTATCAATATCGGAACTTCGTCATCCTTAACTTTTTTTACTGCCGCGTTAACTGACATATTACGGCACAGGTAAACTTTACAGCCGTAAGATAATATTTCGTTATATGATGACGGGCCGATATTGCCGACAATAACCTTTTTTACATCCGGGGTAATAAATTTTCCGACGTTTTGATCTTCATCTTTACCAACCCCTGAGAAAGCTTCAAATTCCATAGTCTGCGGATCTATTATCAGGAAATATCCTGAATGACCGAATCTGCCTGATACTTTTGAATCCAATGTATCACCTGATGATGCAACTAAATATTTTTCCATAATCTGAATCCTTTTAATAAATGGTTAATATTGTAAATATCGAATTCTTTGGCAATAGTCTTTTTTTATGCTAAATTACTATTTCCCAATTATATAGTTTTTCTCGCCGGCACGCACCGGTACGTCGAGCCAGTTTCCCGGATCAATATAAGGGCAGGCATAATTTTCACCATATGCACACATATCACCCGTATTTGCAGTATTCCCGGTATAAACATAATTAAGGCCGGCTTCTATGCCAGTTTCCTTAGCTGCCCGTAAGGTTTTTAATGGTGTTGCAGGTACTTCCTTCATTTTATAGGCGGAGAAAAAACTGCTGATATGCCAGGGTACATCCGCCCCCAGTTCAACAGCTACAAAATTTGCCATATCTCTAATTTCTTTCAAATCGTCATTAATTCCGGGTATAATCAAACTGGTAACCTCAAGCCAGATATTCATTTGTTTTATTTTTTTTAAGATTATCGAGTACAGGTTGGGATCGAAGCATTTCCACTAGGGGTATTTTTATGGTCCATTTGGGTCGGAAAAGGCCGGATTGTGTATGAAAACCGTATCGGTCAGTGTCATCAGGAAGGACTTCAGGTCCGCTTTCTCTTTGGGGGTAAGTTGCACCCCTCCCCGTGCGATATGATGCATCAGCGGGTCAATGTTAGGTGACCAGACAAGATAGTGCGAGTAAAAATCGATGACCTCGTCAAGCGTCTTATAACGGCCATCATGCATATAGGGTGCTGTCAGGGCAATATTGCGGAGCGTGGGCGCTTTGTAGGCGCCCAGGTCGGATAGATTACCGGTGATGTGATACCGGTCGCGCGGATCCTCAAATTCGCCCGTGAAAAGGGAATCCTTGCCGTTATTGTAGTAAAGATTCGTTGTCCACAGGGGATTGCCAAAGCCGCCGTGGCAGTGAAAACAGTCAGCCCCTTCTTCCGTAGTAAAGAGAATATAACCCGATAATTCAGATTCGGTCAGCTGCTCCTCTCCCCTCATATAGCGATCAAACTTGCAATCTTTCGATACGAACGTGCGGATGAATTGAGCAATGGCCTTGCTCATACGGTCTACCGTCACATCTTCTGAGCCGAATGCTTTTGCGAAAAGCTCCGGATATCCCTTCACGCTCCGGATCAGTGCTTTGGTGCGGTTGGTGTCGCCCGCCATCTCATGGGGAGCCACAATCCCCATCCAGACCAGTGCTTCCAGGTTCTGTTGCAAGGGGGACGGGTTTTCCTTCGAAATCAGCCCGTTCCATAAATATCCGTTATCGTTCCATACCAGGTTGATCAAGGGAAGCATATAATGGGGTGTCTGCTTTCCTGATAATCCGAATGTCGTTCCACCGGTATACTTCGGGTGATCGATGCCACACTCGAACGAGTTGGACTGAAGATGGCAGGTTGCACAGCTCATCATCGAATCCGGATCGGTCCGTCCTGACATGCGGCCGTCGTAGAACAGGTATCTGCCCAGCTCGATCCCTTCCACCGTCATGGGATTGTCATCGGGGATATTCAATTTTGTGGGATAAAACATCGGGATGTCGAAGAAATAGGGGGTGGGTTGATAGTCTACCTCCTCCTCACGCTGGCACGATACCAGGAACAACTGGCAACTAACAATAAAAAGAAATATAGAAAGCAGTCGATTCATACACTAAAATCAAAGAGCAAAGAGCAAAAAGCAAAACTCAAAAGTTAATTTTCACATTTGATTTTTGAGTTTTGCTCTTTGATATTAAAATCGTGAACACTCCTTCCTTTCCGTTCTCACATCCTATCCGCATGCATTCCTGGCATTGCATGATATTAAAAGGGAACGTAGAAAGGTCGATGGGATGGGGATCAGTGAACCAATGCTCAATGTTCATGCTGACGGCTGCATGCAGCGTATCTCCGGCTGCCATCTGAAAGGAGGATCCGGGCAATGTCACCCGGAAATTATTGTGCACAAATCCGGTAATGTCGTTCACATTGATTGTATCCCCGGAATAGATCTGTCCGATACCCAGGTGAAATTCGAACGGGACGTTTTGTGCCATACCGTCGTTAAGCCATTTCCCGTTTAGTTTCAGATAATGATAGCCTCCCCCCAGCACATCCGGCCAGAACATGTCCCTTTCGGGAGGATTTACAAACATCAGGGAAATATTTTTTTCAGGGCTGATTCCAAACATAAAGGATATGGAATCGTAAGAACCCGGTGGGATCTTGTCGAAAACCTCCCACGTCATGGTCGAAGGAAGATCATGATCCACATAATGCATGTCTTCCCAGTCATCGATCAGAAAATGAGAACCATCGGACTGATGGAAGATCACATCGGAAATGAAATACTGAACCTCGGTGATCAGGTAGTGATTGCCCGCAGCGTTTGTGTAGATCATGGTGTCAATGACAAGCAGCTCGCCGGCAACCTGGTGATGGAATGTAACTATGATCTTGCCATGGTCCGTGGGCTCCGGCTCAGGTTCATCGCCGCCACAAGCCCACATCATGGAAACCACTACCCATACCATCACGATAAAAAGATTCCTCATACTCATCTAACGTTTCCTTTTCATAATCATTATGCCTTTCTCCTCTCTCCTTTCTCCTCTCTCCTCTCTCCTCTCTCCTCTCTCCTTTCTCCTCTCTCCTCTCTAGTACGGCACCGTCCCCGACACGACCACAAAATTCGAGGTATCATACCGGCTTGAAGCTTCCCTGAAGATTTTGCCATCCAACATGATCCGTACCTTGATTTTCGAATTTACGTCATAATAATTGGCTGAAATAAAAAGGATCTCTCCCGGATCCGCCTCAAATGTATACTTCCAGACATCTGATTCACTATCCGTTGAAACTTTTTCGAAAACCACATTCCCCTCATCATTTCGATAACGCACATCAAATCCGGAATCGGAATCAGTGATGCTGTAAGTGATCGTGACTTCCTGTATGGCCTTGTTGCATGAGATCAGCGGAATGATCGCCAGTATGGATAACACCAGCAGATGGCGAATTAAATTCATCATAAGTCATCAATACTATATACTGAATATTAAATTTACATAAAAGTTTCTCCCCGGTTCATAAAGGTCATAGGTGTTGCCGATAATTCTTCGGCTCAAATGCTCATAATAGGCCTTATCGAAAATATTATCGACACCGCCTGTGATGGTAAAATGAGCATTATGATAATAGGAGCAGGAGAATCCTGCAACGAAAAAGCCAGGAGTGGTCTGCTCATAAAATGCCTTTGAAACATGGTTCTGATGGGCTGCGATCCGGCCTTTTATTTTTGGTAACAGCCTCCCCTGTAAGAATTTATATCCAATAACAAGGGTGGATTCAAAAGGAGGAATCTCGGATAATGGATCATTGTTTATGGTCTCTGTGCCGGAAACCTCCCCCTGATCACTGATGATATGCCGAACTGCCTCGTTAATGGTGGCACGGGTATAGGCTGCGATAAAATGAATATACCATTCACTGGAAGGTGTGGACGCATAAGTGAGTTCAAAGCCTCTGAAACGGGCCCTATCGGCATTATAGAACTTCTTGACACCGATCACGCCGCTGGTAGCCGGTTTTTGTTCAACCGGCGGGACAATCTTCCCCGTAATATAATCGGTCACCAGGGAATAAAATCCGTTGACTTCAAAATTTCCGATGTTCGGATCCTTGAACCGGGCTGTGAGATCAACCTGGTTATTGGCTTCCGGTTTCAGCGATGGATTGCCAAGGTAGTCGTAATTGTCGTACCCTACAGGCAAGAGGGTGATGAACCGCTCGGTCATGTCAGGACTTCTGATCCCCCTTCCCAGTGTAAGGCTAAGGGAAAGGGTTGGATTTATCCAGCACTCAAATCCGCCACTGGCACTGAAATTAACGTATTTTGATTCATTATTGTCGTTAAAATAAATGACCGTACCCATTTTCTCAAACGTGATATCGTCGGAATTGGCCTGGTTCAAATCAAGACGTGCTGATGCTATGACATCAAATGGTGTGAGGGATTTGCGAAACTCAGCAAAGAATCCCAGATTGGCGATGACCGCATTGTTCCATATCTGTTCCGTATGGGATGGCATGGTCGGTTGCATGATGAGGGTTTTGACGCGGTCACCGTCTTTGGTGATATGCTCAAAGTCAACGCCCATCAGCAGATTATAGTTTCCGTTGTTAAAACCTCCTTCCAGCCTGCCACCGGTATTAAAAGCCTGGACGATGGTCACTGCCACTACGGTATCTGAATTGGGCCTGTCCTTATTGTCCATGGTATGCTTCACATCCGAACGGTAAAGTTTTACCTTTACAGGCAAGGCCAGTTCTGAAGGATGATCCCAGGTATAATCCAGCGACATCAGCTTTGTTTTATCTTCCCGCATATCCATCGGTAATGCCGGGAAGGCAACATCCTGTCCCATAGAGTAGAGGTAAGAAAACAGCAATTTATGTTGTTTTCCCGGTGTGATGCCGAATTGCCCCTTAACATTGTATTTTTTGCTTTCTGCCTTCACCCGGTTCCCGTTTCCGTCCACATAATCTCCATTTTGCTTGTTATTTCCCGACAGGCTGAAATTCACCAGCCGGTTGGCGCCATTCAGGATCAGGTGCTCTCTTGCCCCGGACGGATTACTCGTATATCCGATCAAAGCAGATCCGTCAATGGAAAACCGTTCACTGAAGCCGGGTTTATGCGTCCTGAGGTTGATGATTCCCCCAAAGGAAGGACCATAGCGGAAGGCATACGGCCCTTTCAGGATCTCCAGGCTCCGAAGGTCCTCAAGATCAATATGGGAGGCCGCCGGATCCATTCGGTTGGGGCAACCGCCTTCTATTTTCTGGCCATCGTCAACCTGAACGTTCAGCTGGCTGTATTTAAATCCACGGATAACCGGATCAACGGTCGAGCCACCCTTGCGTATGCCGGAAACATTTGGAACACTGCGTATGTAAGTGCCGATGTCGGTGACAGAAGACTGGATGATTTGATTTTGATGGACTGTCGACCGGACATAGGGTACCTTCATAGAAGAAGGGTCATCATAAAGTCCTCTGACCTCTATGCCTTCGAGTGTTTTGATCTCCGGTTTGAGAAGGATCTCCAGATGGGTTGTATCCCCCTGCTGCAACGTGATTTTATGAGTATGGGCAAAATAACCCATATGCTTGATCTCCAGTACATATGCGCCAGGTTTGATTCCATCCAGAATGAATTTTCCCCAGGGGTCGGTCACTGTGCCTCTTTCACTGGACTTCAGGAGAATGGCAGCACCAAGGAGGGGGGATTTCGTTTCACTGTCCAGAACGCCACCCTGAATGACACATTGTCCATTGCCCTGTAAATGAAAGACCAAGAGGCAAAGGCAAACTGGAACAGACCAGCCACTGGAGAATATTAAAGAAAAATGAGGCATAAGCTTACAGAATCATTCATTCTAAACGTTTACCAGTCCTTTTTCCAGGTCGTCAATAATATCTTTCATGTCTTCAATGCCAACCGACAACCTGACCAGGTCATCTGTAATGCCGGCGGCAATTTTATTTTCCCTGCTGACGCCTGCGTGTGTCATGGATGCCGGATGCTGGATGAGTGTTTCCACCCCGCCCAGCGAGACGGCCAGCAGGGCCAGATGTACGTTGTCCATCAGTTTTCTTCCGGCCTCATATCCTCCTTTCAGTCCGAAGCTCATCATGGAGCCAGGTCCTTTCATCTGTTTCAGCGCCAGTTCATGCTGAGGGTGGGAGGAAAGACCTGGGTAATTGATCCAGGCGACTTTCGGATGCGATTGCAGGAATTCAGCAACCTTGATGGCATTCTCCTGGGCCCGGTCGATGCGGATACCCAGGGTCTTCACACCGCGCAACACCATGAACGCCTGCGTGGGATCCATGTTACAACCCAGGTAAACCATCGAATGGCGGATCTTTTCATAGAGCGCCTGGTCCCCG harbors:
- a CDS encoding cytochrome c peroxidase; translation: MNRLLSIFLFIVSCQLFLVSCQREEEVDYQPTPYFFDIPMFYPTKLNIPDDNPMTVEGIELGRYLFYDGRMSGRTDPDSMMSCATCHLQSNSFECGIDHPKYTGGTTFGLSGKQTPHYMLPLINLVWNDNGYLWNGLISKENPSPLQQNLEALVWMGIVAPHEMAGDTNRTKALIRSVKGYPELFAKAFGSEDVTVDRMSKAIAQFIRTFVSKDCKFDRYMRGEEQLTESELSGYILFTTEEGADCFHCHGGFGNPLWTTNLYYNNGKDSLFTGEFEDPRDRYHITGNLSDLGAYKAPTLRNIALTAPYMHDGRYKTLDEVIDFYSHYLVWSPNIDPLMHHIARGGVQLTPKEKADLKSFLMTLTDTVFIHNPAFSDPNGP
- a CDS encoding TonB-dependent receptor, which encodes MVFHLQGNGQCVIQGGVLDSETKSPLLGAAILLKSSERGTVTDPWGKFILDGIKPGAYVLEIKHMGYFAHTHKITLQQGDTTHLEILLKPEIKTLEGIEVRGLYDDPSSMKVPYVRSTVHQNQIIQSSVTDIGTYIRSVPNVSGIRKGGSTVDPVIRGFKYSQLNVQVDDGQKIEGGCPNRMDPAASHIDLEDLRSLEILKGPYAFRYGPSFGGIINLRTHKPGFSERFSIDGSALIGYTSNPSGAREHLILNGANRLVNFSLSGNNKQNGDYVDGNGNRVKAESKKYNVKGQFGITPGKQHKLLFSYLYSMGQDVAFPALPMDMREDKTKLMSLDYTWDHPSELALPVKVKLYRSDVKHTMDNKDRPNSDTVVAVTIVQAFNTGGRLEGGFNNGNYNLLMGVDFEHITKDGDRVKTLIMQPTMPSHTEQIWNNAVIANLGFFAEFRKSLTPFDVIASARLDLNQANSDDITFEKMGTVIYFNDNNESKYVNFSASGGFECWINPTLSLSLTLGRGIRSPDMTERFITLLPVGYDNYDYLGNPSLKPEANNQVDLTARFKDPNIGNFEVNGFYSLVTDYITGKIVPPVEQKPATSGVIGVKKFYNADRARFRGFELTYASTPSSEWYIHFIAAYTRATINEAVRHIISDQGEVSGTETINNDPLSEIPPFESTLVIGYKFLQGRLLPKIKGRIAAHQNHVSKAFYEQTTPGFFVAGFSCSYYHNAHFTITGGVDNIFDKAYYEHLSRRIIGNTYDLYEPGRNFYVNLIFSI